One part of the Nostoc sp. PCC 7120 = FACHB-418 genome encodes these proteins:
- a CDS encoding DUF433 domain-containing protein, whose protein sequence is MNSKVELLTRITQIPGQCGGRPCIRGMRIRVSDILEMLGENISVSEILEDFPDLEAKDIQACLLFAARRTDFPRLTA, encoded by the coding sequence ATGAACTCAAAAGTTGAATTATTAACTCGCATTACCCAAATTCCTGGTCAATGTGGAGGTCGTCCTTGTATTCGCGGTATGAGAATCCGCGTGAGCGATATTTTAGAAATGCTGGGGGAGAATATTAGCGTTTCTGAAATTTTAGAAGATTTTCCCGACCTCGAAGCAAAAGATATTCAAGCTTGTTTGTTGTTTGCTGCACGCCGCACTGATTTTCCCCGACTGACAGCATGA
- a CDS encoding DUF5615 family PIN-like protein: MKIWIDAQLPPTLARWLSKTFDVETTALRELGLRDAKDVEIFNEARAVNAVISTKDSDFVDLACRLGTPPQILWLTCGNVTNRN, translated from the coding sequence ATGAAAATTTGGATTGATGCTCAATTACCTCCTACATTAGCACGTTGGCTGAGTAAGACGTTCGATGTAGAGACTACTGCACTGCGAGAACTTGGATTAAGAGATGCTAAAGATGTTGAGATTTTTAATGAAGCACGAGCCGTTAATGCTGTAATTTCGACCAAAGATAGTGACTTTGTTGATTTAGCTTGTCGGTTAGGAACACCACCGCAAATTCTCTGGCTGACTTGTGGTAACGTCACGAATCGCAATTAG
- a CDS encoding LapA family protein, giving the protein MKTLAPFFTSLVVAVWVVAIAILSVQNFEPVSLKFLTFQSIKIPVGIVLAFSAGVGFVGVAILQPLWSLSGSGNSRLEEDAEFFVDDEDF; this is encoded by the coding sequence ATGAAAACTTTGGCACCTTTTTTCACATCTTTAGTTGTAGCAGTTTGGGTAGTGGCGATCGCCATTCTTTCTGTCCAAAATTTCGAGCCAGTATCGTTAAAATTCTTAACATTCCAATCAATTAAAATCCCAGTTGGTATAGTGCTGGCGTTTAGTGCTGGTGTGGGATTTGTTGGTGTGGCTATTCTACAACCCCTCTGGAGTCTTTCTGGTTCGGGTAACTCCCGTTTAGAAGAAGACGCAGAATTTTTCGTCGATGACGAAGATTTTTAA
- a CDS encoding phosphoglucomutase/phosphomannomutase family protein has product MSASSNSSKIKFGTDGWRGIIADDFTFPNVRKVTRAIASYLETAYTKDRPVLIAYDTRFLADQFAQTAAQVLADLGWNVKVTDRDCPTPVIAYNARHLNSAGALMFTASHNPAPYCGIKYIPDYAGPATPEITDTIVANIESASDELPSGKPSGTISTFDPKPDYLQFIYTLLDIERIKSAQLKVKYDALYSTSRGYLDEVLLESGVQLESFHTWRDVLFGGGMPEPKGEQLVELVEAVRRDHADLGLATDGDSDRFGIVDELGNVLTPNTVLLVLARHLIKNKGKTGAIVRTVATTHLLDNFAAKYGLTIYETAVGFKYIGEKMRETAVLIGGEESGGLSIIGHIPEKDGVLADMLIAEAIAYEGKPLSQLVKEAIAEADGPLYNNRLDLHLTEAHKVAVIDSFTKNPPSEVAGIKVKEVGRKDGIKLYLEEGSWVLLRPSGTEPLVRVYLETNSPEKLSKLEQELESAIAKLG; this is encoded by the coding sequence ATGAGCGCTAGTAGCAATTCCAGCAAGATAAAATTTGGTACTGATGGATGGAGAGGCATTATTGCCGATGATTTCACTTTTCCCAATGTGCGAAAAGTGACAAGAGCGATCGCCAGCTATCTGGAAACAGCCTACACAAAAGATAGACCAGTTCTAATTGCCTACGATACTCGTTTTTTAGCTGATCAGTTTGCCCAGACAGCAGCTCAAGTCTTGGCTGACTTGGGCTGGAATGTCAAAGTCACTGATCGGGATTGCCCCACACCAGTAATTGCTTACAATGCCCGTCACCTGAATTCGGCAGGGGCATTGATGTTTACGGCTAGCCATAATCCAGCACCCTATTGTGGAATTAAATATATCCCTGATTATGCTGGGCCTGCCACTCCAGAAATTACTGATACTATTGTGGCAAATATTGAAAGTGCTTCAGATGAATTGCCAAGTGGCAAACCATCGGGAACAATTTCTACTTTTGATCCCAAACCGGACTATTTACAGTTTATTTACACATTGCTGGATATAGAACGAATTAAAAGCGCTCAACTTAAAGTCAAGTATGATGCGTTATATTCTACATCCCGTGGCTATTTAGATGAAGTATTGCTAGAGAGTGGGGTGCAATTAGAAAGTTTCCACACTTGGCGCGATGTCCTCTTTGGTGGGGGAATGCCTGAACCAAAGGGAGAACAGCTAGTGGAATTAGTCGAAGCTGTCCGCCGCGATCATGCAGATTTAGGACTAGCGACAGATGGCGACAGCGATCGCTTTGGGATTGTGGATGAGCTAGGCAACGTCCTCACTCCTAACACTGTGTTGTTAGTTCTAGCGCGGCATTTAATCAAGAATAAAGGCAAAACAGGCGCGATCGTCCGCACTGTGGCTACAACTCACCTACTCGATAATTTCGCCGCTAAATACGGCTTGACGATTTATGAGACAGCCGTAGGTTTTAAATACATTGGGGAAAAAATGCGGGAAACCGCCGTGCTGATTGGTGGTGAAGAATCAGGCGGTTTAAGCATTATTGGGCATATTCCCGAAAAAGACGGCGTTTTAGCTGATATGCTGATTGCCGAAGCGATCGCCTATGAAGGTAAGCCCCTGAGTCAATTGGTGAAGGAAGCGATCGCCGAAGCTGATGGCCCCTTATATAACAACCGTCTTGACTTACACTTAACAGAAGCTCATAAAGTCGCCGTCATCGACTCCTTTACAAAAAATCCTCCTTCCGAGGTAGCTGGAATTAAAGTGAAGGAAGTCGGACGTAAGGACGGAATTAAGCTGTATTTAGAAGAAGGTAGCTGGGTGTTGCTGCGTCCCTCTGGTACTGAGCCTTTGGTGCGTGTTTACCTAGAAACCAACTCTCCCGAAAAACTCAGCAAACTAGAGCAAGAGTTAGAGAGTGCGATCGCTAAGTTAGGATAA
- a CDS encoding PD-(D/E)XK nuclease family protein produces MSTPDRLFVSYHLWSLVAPAVGQERWHCQMRRGFIKARQNEPQVKALLGNATPPQRIGILAQKGVYEFHHNRHLLTRSDGVEQVAQLLKLSNSTMQVQQRVLQILKKYYNAPLLLGKKILQLTRGDEGFPKPILIEQKDDRFRLYAAMDCVFIESDAHHTLHILDFKTGKAAFDKRQALVYLLAANYLYPGKEAVASFYNLELCQESELISLKRNELEDLKIELINIAKKHQDDVQQYQEETRDFSEIFPPNPGYHCRFCPFQSICDFSVQASQVQSLPIIKTNS; encoded by the coding sequence ATGTCAACCCCCGATCGACTTTTTGTTAGTTATCACCTCTGGTCTTTAGTTGCCCCAGCTGTGGGGCAAGAACGTTGGCATTGCCAGATGAGACGGGGGTTTATCAAAGCGCGTCAAAATGAACCACAAGTCAAAGCACTGCTAGGGAATGCTACTCCACCTCAGCGAATTGGGATACTAGCCCAAAAAGGTGTTTATGAGTTTCATCATAATCGACATTTGTTAACCCGTTCTGATGGAGTCGAGCAAGTAGCACAGTTGTTGAAACTAAGTAACTCCACAATGCAAGTTCAACAACGGGTGCTGCAAATTCTGAAAAAATACTATAATGCACCGTTATTATTAGGTAAAAAGATTCTGCAATTAACTCGTGGTGATGAAGGTTTTCCCAAACCAATTTTAATTGAACAGAAGGATGATCGTTTTCGTTTATATGCAGCGATGGATTGCGTTTTCATTGAGTCTGATGCTCACCATACTTTGCATATTTTAGATTTTAAAACTGGTAAAGCTGCTTTTGACAAAAGACAAGCCTTAGTTTATTTATTAGCTGCTAACTACCTTTACCCAGGTAAAGAAGCTGTCGCCTCATTTTATAATCTAGAACTCTGCCAAGAATCAGAGTTGATTAGCCTTAAAAGAAATGAATTAGAAGATTTGAAAATTGAGTTAATAAATATAGCCAAAAAACACCAAGACGACGTACAGCAGTATCAGGAAGAAACTAGAGATTTCAGTGAGATATTTCCACCTAATCCTGGTTATCACTGTCGCTTTTGTCCATTTCAATCAATTTGTGATTTTTCAGTTCAAGCGTCTCAAGTTCAATCATTACCAATCATTAAAACCAATAGCTAA
- the aat gene encoding leucyl/phenylalanyl-tRNA--protein transferase: MQYDIASIIQGYAQGYFLMADDNDCLGWYGSRDRTLIPLDERFRYPKSLQRVLNQERFTVAINRDFAAVVAGCANRESTWISQELQEIYRLLYQTGYAYSFETWQGEELAGGILGIVIGGAFIGESMFYRIPEGSKVAMVKLVERLRQREFVMFDAQMMNPHLERFGAYRIKDKEYKTLLEKALLSPSTLI; this comes from the coding sequence ATGCAATATGATATCGCCTCTATTATTCAAGGCTACGCTCAAGGCTATTTTCTCATGGCTGATGACAATGATTGCCTGGGATGGTATGGAAGCCGCGATCGCACTTTGATTCCCTTAGATGAGCGATTTCGCTATCCTAAGTCTTTACAGCGTGTTTTAAACCAAGAAAGGTTTACAGTAGCGATTAACCGTGATTTTGCAGCTGTAGTGGCTGGTTGTGCTAACCGAGAAAGCACTTGGATTTCTCAGGAATTGCAAGAAATTTATCGGCTACTATACCAGACGGGTTACGCCTACAGTTTTGAAACATGGCAAGGTGAAGAACTAGCAGGCGGGATTTTAGGTATTGTCATTGGCGGTGCTTTTATCGGTGAATCGATGTTTTACCGCATTCCCGAAGGCTCTAAAGTAGCGATGGTGAAATTAGTAGAAAGATTACGCCAAAGGGAATTTGTCATGTTTGACGCGCAAATGATGAATCCCCACCTAGAAAGATTCGGCGCTTACCGTATTAAAGATAAAGAATATAAAACCCTACTAGAAAAAGCACTACTAAGTCCTAGCACTCTAATTTAG
- the rpsN gene encoding 30S ribosomal protein S14, with product MAKKSMIEREKKRAKLVEKYSEKREALLEEFRTTESPLEKLEIHRQIQQLPRNSAPNRRRNRCWVTGRPRGVYRDFGLSRNVLREWAHEGLLPGVVKSSW from the coding sequence ATGGCAAAGAAGAGTATGATTGAGCGCGAGAAAAAACGCGCTAAGTTGGTAGAAAAGTATTCTGAAAAGCGAGAAGCTCTTTTAGAAGAGTTCAGAACTACAGAATCTCCCCTAGAGAAGTTAGAAATTCACCGACAAATCCAACAGCTACCCCGTAACAGTGCGCCTAATCGTCGCCGTAACCGTTGCTGGGTAACTGGTCGTCCTAGAGGTGTTTATCGTGACTTTGGGCTATCTCGGAACGTCCTGCGGGAATGGGCGCACGAAGGTCTTTTACCCGGAGTTGTTAAGTCTAGCTGGTAG
- the nth gene encoding endonuclease III, producing MSTTTRKSLSKKQRALEILSRLKRLYPDATCSLNYTTTVQLLVATILSAQCTDERVNLVTPALFSRFPDAPSLANADLTELENLVRSTGFYRNKAKNIQAACRMIVSEFNSAVPNTMEQLLKLPGVARKTANVVLAHAYGINAGVTVDTHVKRLSQRLGLTKYPDPVHIEQDLMKLLPQPDWENWSIRLIYHGRAVCKARSPVCEACELADLCPSATKTIIVG from the coding sequence GTGAGTACTACCACCCGCAAATCCCTTTCTAAAAAGCAACGGGCGTTAGAAATTCTCTCTCGCCTGAAGCGTCTTTATCCCGATGCCACTTGCTCCTTAAACTACACCACAACCGTGCAATTGCTGGTGGCAACAATTCTCTCAGCCCAGTGTACAGATGAGCGAGTCAATCTAGTTACACCAGCTTTATTTAGCCGCTTTCCTGATGCGCCTAGTCTAGCGAATGCTGATTTAACAGAGTTAGAAAACCTAGTACGCTCTACAGGGTTTTATCGTAATAAAGCCAAAAATATTCAAGCCGCCTGTCGCATGATTGTCAGTGAGTTTAACTCTGCGGTTCCCAACACAATGGAACAGTTGTTAAAACTCCCTGGTGTGGCGCGGAAGACCGCAAATGTGGTTTTAGCCCATGCTTATGGCATCAATGCAGGGGTAACAGTAGATACTCATGTCAAGCGCCTCAGTCAACGCCTCGGTTTAACTAAATATCCAGACCCCGTTCACATTGAACAGGATTTAATGAAGTTATTACCGCAACCAGATTGGGAAAATTGGTCAATTCGGCTAATTTATCATGGTCGCGCTGTCTGTAAAGCCCGTTCTCCTGTATGCGAGGCGTGCGAATTGGCGGATTTATGCCCATCTGCCACGAAAACAATTATTGTTGGCTAG
- the rseP gene encoding RIP metalloprotease RseP — translation MSVLAAIAVLAVLILVHELGHFVAARSQGIHVNRFSLGFGPVLWKYQGAETEYAIRAFPLGGFVGFPDDDPDSDIPPNDPNLLRNRPILDRAIVISAGVIANLIFAYMLLLAQVGFVGIGQASQPGVSIQQLAPEVSAVATNAGLKPGDVILSANQKEFGTSLQEIEALRDIIKNSPGKSIQLTVARGDERLSVNVIPEAKPAGGSIGIGLAPNGKVERRPVSLSKAFSVGASEFQRIVVMTFKGFGQLVTNFGETASQVAGPIKIVEIGANIAQNDTGSLFFFAALISINLAVINILPLPALDGGQLAFLLIEGLRGKPLPNRIQEGVMQTGLVLLLGLGIFLIVKETTQLTTQLEWVQKLFQ, via the coding sequence ATGTCAGTTTTAGCAGCGATCGCAGTCTTGGCGGTATTAATCTTGGTACACGAGTTGGGGCATTTTGTCGCAGCGCGTTCTCAAGGTATTCATGTGAACCGCTTTTCGTTAGGATTTGGGCCTGTTCTGTGGAAGTACCAAGGTGCGGAAACTGAGTATGCTATCAGGGCTTTTCCTTTGGGTGGATTTGTCGGCTTTCCCGATGATGACCCCGATAGCGATATTCCCCCCAATGACCCAAATTTGCTGCGTAACCGTCCCATTTTAGATCGGGCGATCGTTATCAGTGCAGGTGTCATCGCTAATTTAATTTTCGCTTATATGCTCCTATTAGCCCAGGTGGGCTTTGTTGGTATTGGACAAGCCAGTCAGCCAGGGGTTTCAATCCAACAGTTAGCACCAGAAGTGAGTGCTGTTGCTACCAACGCTGGACTGAAACCAGGAGATGTAATTCTCTCTGCTAATCAAAAAGAATTTGGCACTTCCCTACAAGAAATAGAAGCTTTAAGAGACATCATTAAAAATAGCCCTGGTAAGTCTATTCAACTCACAGTTGCCCGTGGAGACGAAAGGCTATCGGTTAATGTTATTCCCGAAGCAAAACCTGCCGGGGGAAGTATCGGTATTGGTCTGGCACCTAACGGCAAAGTAGAACGCCGTCCAGTTAGTCTCAGCAAAGCTTTTAGCGTTGGCGCTAGCGAATTTCAACGCATTGTCGTGATGACATTTAAAGGCTTTGGGCAACTAGTTACTAACTTTGGGGAAACAGCCAGCCAAGTTGCAGGCCCCATCAAAATTGTCGAAATTGGCGCTAACATTGCCCAAAACGATACAGGTAGTTTGTTCTTCTTTGCCGCTTTAATTAGCATCAACTTAGCAGTCATCAATATTCTGCCGCTCCCAGCTTTGGACGGTGGACAATTAGCGTTTTTACTCATTGAAGGTTTACGCGGTAAGCCCTTACCTAACCGCATTCAAGAAGGTGTAATGCAGACTGGTCTGGTGTTACTCTTAGGGCTGGGAATTTTTCTGATTGTGAAAGAAACCACCCAATTAACTACCCAATTGGAGTGGGTACAAAAATTGTTCCAGTGA
- a CDS encoding type II toxin-antitoxin system VapC family toxin, whose product MSEVIVLDTHIWFWLINQEFQRFPTQWREAIETAEQVGISVISCYEIALAQQRGRLQLPCAANQWFQEALQPADITLFPLTPEIVCRAVDLSPIHKDPFDRLIVATTLEYQAKLASVDSLFSQYPELDTHLMK is encoded by the coding sequence ATGTCTGAAGTAATAGTCCTCGATACTCATATTTGGTTCTGGTTGATTAATCAAGAATTTCAAAGATTTCCTACTCAGTGGAGAGAAGCTATCGAAACGGCTGAACAAGTAGGCATTTCGGTTATTTCTTGTTATGAAATTGCACTGGCACAGCAGCGAGGAAGGCTACAGTTACCCTGTGCCGCTAATCAATGGTTTCAGGAAGCTTTGCAGCCAGCAGATATTACATTATTTCCCTTAACTCCCGAAATTGTCTGCCGTGCTGTAGATTTATCTCCTATTCACAAAGATCCGTTTGACCGCCTGATTGTTGCTACTACATTGGAATATCAAGCAAAGTTAGCCAGTGTTGATAGTTTGTTCTCTCAGTATCCTGAACTTGATACTCATTTGATGAAGTAG